The following are encoded together in the Brassica napus cultivar Da-Ae chromosome A9, Da-Ae, whole genome shotgun sequence genome:
- the LOC106360757 gene encoding protein NUCLEOLAR COMPLEX ASSOCIATED 4: MASILAKKQKKKENYTLKELKSLGSDLLSSRTHINNLPLLLSFISPDSPPQFVVESLLSLQSFFTPLLPQLPSSSSSSTASSTKRPRSDEQDDDDSSNEVDGDPEVIFKAWLRSKFDEFVKVLLDVLVSQQSEDALRDIVLGTLMEFVKLLNAGRFHSSIYNRILNAIIRSAVDVDMFLDILDSKYFKYIDVRYFTYISMEKFVKTLEASAVSADKIENSEDENESKDSLELSIRKIYQVLSRIPPPHKQAEKSDHEMWSGSDESSSSEKPKDKKKKSKKDQDSNLLSPTTIAKRMKLKFTKAWISFLRLPLPLDVYKEVLASIHQTVIPHLSNPAMLCDFLTKSYDIGGVVSVMALSSLFILMTEHGLEYPNFYEKLYALLVPSVFVAKHRARFLQLLDACLRSSLLPAYLAASFAKKLSRLSLSVPPSGSLVITALIYNLLRRHPTINHLVHQEPVENANEANSEAEEDNESSRPKTNKKLGIDYFNNQETDLKKTGAMRSSLWEIDTLRHHYCPPVSRFVSSLETDLTIRAKTTEMKIEDFSSGSYATIFGDEIRRRVKQVPLAFYKAVPTSLFEDSDFPGWTFTIPQEEGKC; this comes from the exons ATGGCGTCAATCCTCgcgaagaagcagaagaaaaaagaaaactacaCCTTGAAAGAGCTCAAGTCACTAGGCTCCGACCTACTCTCATCCCGAACTCACATCAACAACCTCCCTCTCCTCCTCTCCTTCATCTCGCCGGACTCTCCGCCGCAGTTCGTGGTGGAATCCCTCCTCTCCCTCCAGTCCTTCTTCACTCCTCTTCTCCCTCAGCTTCCCtcgtcctcttcttcctcgactGCTTCTTCGACGAAACGCCCTCGTTCCGATGAACAAGACGACGACGATTCGTCAAATGAAGTCGATGGTGACCCTGAAGTCATCTTCAAAGCTTGGCTGAGATCGAAGTTCGACGAGTTCGTGAAGGTTCTGCTCGATGTTCTTGTCTCTCAACAGTCAGAAGATGCTCTAAGG GATATTGTTTTGGGAACGTTAATGGAGTTTGTAAAGCTTCTGAATGCTGGAAGATTTCACTCTTCCATCTACAATAGGATACTTAATGCTATT ATTCGTTCTGCGGTTGATGTTGATATGTTCTTGGATATACTTGACTCAAAGTACTTCAAGTACATCGATGTCCG CTATTTTACATACATCAGCATGGAAAAGTTTGTCAAAACTCTGGAAGCCTCAGCTGTTTCTG CTGACAAAATAGAAAATAGTGAGGATGAGAATGAATCGAAAGACAG cCTGGAACTCTCTATTCGCAAGATCTATCAAGTTCTATCTCGAATTCCACCACCTCATAAACAAGCTGAAAAGTCTGACCATGAGATGTGGAGTGGTTCAG ATGAAAGTAGTAGTAGTGAGAAAccgaaagataaaaagaaaaagagcaaGAAGGATCAAGACAGCAAT CTTCTTTCTCCGACTACAATTGCCAAGAGGATGAAGCTGAAGTTCACTAAAGCATGGATCTCTTTTCTCAGACTGCCTCTTCCCCTTGACGTTTACAAGGAG GTTCTTGCTAGTATTCACCAGACAGTCATTCCCCATCTGTCTAATCCTGCAATGCTATG CGACTTCCTAACAAAGTCTTATGATATCGGAGGAGTTGTCAGTGTGATGGCTCTAAGCAGCCTCTTCATCCTCATGACCGAGCATGGTCTAGAATATCCAAACTTTTATGAAAAGCTCTATGCGTTGCTGGTTCCTTCGGTCTTTGTTGCCAAGCACCGTGCAAGATTTCTTCAG CTTCTTGACGCTTGCCTTAGGTCATCACTGCTTCCAGCATATCTAGCAGCTTCATTCGCAAAGAAACTTAGCAGATTGTCACTCTCTGTTCCTCCCTCGGGATCTCTTGTCATAACGGCTTTGATCTACAACCTGTTGCGTAGACATCCTACAATCAACCATCTTGTTCATCAG GAACCCGTTGAAAACGCCAATGAAGCCAATTCAGAGGCTGAGGAAGACAATGAGAGCAGCAGACCAAAGACTAACAAAAAGCTTGGTATCGACTATTTCAACAACCAGGAAACTGATCTCAAGAAAACTGGTGCCATGA GAAGTTCCCTTTGGGAGATTGACACATTGCGCCACCATTACTGCCCACCTGTTTCAAG GTTTGTTTCATCGCTGGAAACTGATCTGACAATCAGAGCGAAAACCACTGAAATGAAAATAGAAGATTTCAGCTCTGGTTCATACGCCACCATCTTCGGGGACGAG ATTCGAAGAAGGGTGAAACAAGTTCCATTAGCCTTCTACAAAGCAGTTCCAACATCTCTGTTTGAGGATTCCGATTTTCCAGGGTGGACATTTACCATTCCTCAAGAGGAGGGCAAATGCTGA
- the LOC106358828 gene encoding homoserine kinase, translating into MATLCFQSPTKPISYFHPKSKPSPPLSTKVSLFRCRASVQTLVAVEPEPVFTSVKTFAPATVANLGPGFDFLGCAVDGLGDHVTLRVDPSVRAGEVLISEITGTTTKLTTNPLRNCAGIAAIATMKMLGIRSVGLSLDLHKGLPLGSGLGSSAASAAAAAVAVNEIFGRKLGKGELVLAGLESEAKVSGYHADNIAPAIMGGFVLIRSYEPLDLKPLRFPEDKELFFVLVSPEFEAPTKKMRAALPTEIPMVHHVWNSSQAAALVAAVLEGDAAMLGKALSSDKVVEPTRAPLIPGMEAVKKAALEGGAFGCTISGAGPTAVAVVDAAEKGEEVGERMVEAFMRGGNLKAVACVKKLDKIGARLVSSISR; encoded by the coding sequence ATGGCGACTCTCTGCTTCCAATCTCCCACCAAACCCATCTCCTACTTCCACCCCAAATCGAAACCCTCTCCGCCCCTTTCCACCAAAGTCTCCCTCTTTCGATGCAGAGCCTCCGTACAAACCCTCGTCGCCGTCGAACCGGAGCCCGTCTTCACCTCCGTCAAAACATTCGCCCCCGCCACCGTCGCTAACTTAGGACCCGGCTTCGACTTCCTAGGCTGCGCCGTCGACGGCCTCGGCGACCACGTCACTCTCCGCGTCGACCCCTCCGTCCGCGCCGGCGAGGTTTTAATCTCCGAGATCACCGGAACCACGACCAAACTCACCACGAACCCTCTCCGGAACTGCGCCGGCATCGCCGCCATCGCGACGATGAAGATGCTGGGGATCAGATCGGTCGGGCTGTCGCTGGATTTGCACAAGGGCCTCCCTTTAGGTAGCGGTTTGGGCTCGAGCGCGGCGAGCGCCGCCGCGGCGGCCGTGGCGGTTAACGAGATCTTCGGCCGGAAGCTAGGGAAGGGAGAGTTGGTTTTAGCCGGTTTGGAGTCGGAAGCGAAAGTCTCCGGTTATCACGCCGACAACATCGCGCCGGCGATCATGGGCGGTTTCGTTCTGATAAGGAGCTACGAGCCGCTTGATCTGAAGCCGTTGAGGTTCCCGGAGGATAAAGAGCTCTTCTTTGTCCTGGTGAGCCCCGAGTTCGAGGCTCCGACCAAGAAGATGAGAGCCGCGTTGCCTACCGAGATTCCCATGGTGCACCACGTCTGGAACAGTAGCCAGGCGGCGGCTTTGGTCGCGGCGGTGCTGGAAGGGGACGCGGCGATGCTCGGGAAGGCTTTGTCGTCGGATAAAGTCGTGGAGCCGACGAGGGCTCCGTTGATTCCCGGGATGGAGGCTGTGAAGAAGGCGGCTTTGGAAGGTGGGGCGTTTGGATGTACGATCAGTGGGGCTGGGCCGACGGCGGTGGCGGTGGTTGATGCGGCGGAGAAAGGGGAGGAGGTTGGTGAGAGGATGGTGGAGGCGTTTATGAGAGGTGGGAACTTGAAAGCTGTTGCTtgtgtgaagaagcttgataagattgGTGCTAGGCTTGTCAGTAGCATCTCCAGGTGA